A single window of Kocuria flava DNA harbors:
- a CDS encoding aspartate/glutamate racemase family protein: protein MRILVVNVNTTASMTEGIGRQAAAAASPGTEIVPLTPLFGAESVEGNYESYLAAVAVMETVRAYSEPFDAVIQAGYGEHGREGLQELLDVPVVDITEAAASTALFLGHKYSVVTTLDRTVPLIEDRLKLAGLSDRCASVRASGMAVLDLERDPAAALRTIAAAAELAVTEDRAEVICLGCGGMAGLAEEVVARTAVPVVDGVAAAVTIAESLVRLGLTTSKVRTFAAPRPKTFTNWPPRVAAARP from the coding sequence ATGCGCATACTCGTTGTCAACGTCAACACCACTGCCTCCATGACTGAAGGCATCGGCCGGCAGGCCGCCGCGGCAGCGTCTCCGGGCACCGAGATTGTCCCGCTCACTCCGTTGTTCGGAGCTGAATCGGTCGAAGGCAACTACGAGAGCTACCTGGCCGCCGTCGCAGTTATGGAAACAGTCCGCGCGTACTCGGAGCCCTTCGACGCCGTGATCCAGGCCGGATACGGGGAGCACGGCCGCGAGGGGCTGCAGGAACTCCTCGACGTGCCGGTCGTGGACATCACCGAGGCAGCGGCCAGCACAGCGCTGTTCCTTGGCCACAAGTACTCCGTGGTCACCACCCTCGACCGCACGGTGCCGCTCATCGAGGACCGCCTCAAGCTTGCCGGACTCTCGGATCGCTGCGCCTCCGTGCGCGCCAGCGGCATGGCGGTCCTCGACCTGGAGCGAGACCCGGCCGCCGCCCTCCGGACCATCGCGGCCGCGGCCGAGCTCGCCGTGACGGAGGACCGCGCGGAGGTCATCTGCCTCGGCTGCGGCGGCATGGCCGGTCTCGCCGAGGAAGTCGTCGCCCGCACGGCCGTCCCGGTTGTCGACGGCGTCGCAGCGGCGGTCACCATCGCGGAGTCACTGGTCCGGCTGGGCCTCACCACCTCGAAGGTTCGCACGTTCGCCGCGCCACGGCCGAAGACCTTCACCAACTGGCCTCCACGGGTCGCCGCGGCGCGGCCCTAG
- a CDS encoding NCS1 family transporter — MTTRPTAPENSRTAAAPAEVHAKAAGQESLAPQQVRIAGRTSYLLMWLGGCVSIGTFTMGSSFVGTLNLIQLLVAISIGCLVISLGLVLNGAAGYKFGIPFMVQARAPFGFTGTRIPGLIRAVPALVWYGFQSWIGAAALNQVSSVLFGFDNLVLFFIVFQLLQIGLSIFGFQGIKWLENVGAVFILASLVYMFFSVLNRYGAEIQTNLVDTEGTWGAPFWSATMLFLGIYATMMINVSDYSREHRHGSSPGLLTGLYTAAILPVTVFMGMIGLMVSSATGVVDPIQVFSNAVDNTPLLVITLLFIAFAQVTTNVLNNVVPPTYVLMDVFKLPFRVSTVIVGLLAFATFPWLLVREESADGLQIFVQTYSAFLGPIFAVMVVDYYAIRRGRLELDAFYDAAGPYRGINPAAVLAVALGVVTAFVFADFSWYAGLVPAGVSYYLLMRFWAPAQRFRPGPAVIEERRIITE, encoded by the coding sequence ATGACCACACGTCCCACAGCTCCGGAGAACTCCCGGACCGCAGCCGCTCCCGCAGAGGTTCATGCCAAGGCCGCCGGCCAGGAGTCGCTCGCCCCGCAGCAGGTACGCATCGCCGGCAGAACCTCCTACCTGCTGATGTGGCTAGGAGGTTGCGTCTCCATCGGCACCTTCACCATGGGCTCCAGCTTCGTGGGCACCTTGAACCTAATCCAGTTGCTGGTCGCCATCTCGATCGGGTGCCTGGTCATCAGCCTGGGTCTGGTCCTCAACGGGGCGGCTGGATATAAATTCGGCATCCCCTTCATGGTCCAGGCCAGGGCCCCCTTCGGCTTCACCGGAACCCGCATCCCAGGGCTGATCCGTGCCGTTCCTGCCCTCGTCTGGTACGGCTTCCAGAGCTGGATCGGGGCAGCGGCCCTCAACCAGGTCTCCTCCGTCCTCTTCGGGTTCGACAACCTGGTCCTGTTCTTCATCGTGTTCCAGCTCCTGCAAATCGGTCTTTCGATCTTCGGCTTCCAAGGCATCAAGTGGCTCGAGAACGTGGGGGCCGTCTTCATCCTCGCCTCGTTGGTGTACATGTTCTTCAGTGTGCTCAATCGCTACGGCGCGGAGATCCAGACCAATCTTGTCGATACCGAGGGCACGTGGGGCGCCCCGTTCTGGTCGGCGACCATGCTGTTCCTGGGCATCTACGCCACGATGATGATCAACGTCAGCGACTACTCCCGCGAGCACCGCCACGGCAGTAGCCCGGGCCTGCTTACGGGGCTGTACACGGCTGCGATCCTGCCGGTTACCGTATTCATGGGCATGATCGGGCTGATGGTCTCCTCGGCTACAGGGGTGGTCGACCCCATCCAGGTCTTCTCCAACGCAGTGGACAACACGCCCCTGCTGGTAATCACGCTGCTGTTCATCGCCTTCGCCCAAGTGACAACCAACGTGCTGAACAACGTCGTCCCGCCCACGTACGTCCTGATGGACGTCTTCAAGCTGCCGTTCCGCGTCTCGACCGTGATCGTCGGCCTGCTGGCCTTCGCTACCTTCCCCTGGCTGCTAGTGCGGGAGGAGTCCGCCGACGGCCTGCAGATCTTCGTGCAGACGTACTCGGCGTTCCTGGGCCCGATATTCGCGGTCATGGTGGTCGACTACTACGCCATTCGCCGAGGACGTCTTGAGCTCGACGCGTTTTACGACGCCGCAGGCCCGTACCGGGGGATCAACCCCGCGGCGGTGCTCGCCGTCGCTCTTGGAGTGGTGACAGCTTTCGTCTTTGCCGACTTCTCCTGGTACGCGGGTCTGGTGCCTGCAGGCGTCAGCTACTACCTGCTAATGCGTTTCTGGGCACCGGCCCAGCGGTTCCGCCCGGGACCCGCCGTGATCGAAGAGCGCAGGATAATCACCGAGTAA